TCCGTGGAGTGGTAGATCGAACGGGCCAGCGCCGGCGACTCAAGTAACAGGATGTTGTGCTTCTCACCAATTTCGCGAATCTTGAGCGCCAGAAAGTCGCTGCCCTTGGCCAGCAGCATCGGCGCCCCGCCGTTCTCAGGGTCGTACTTGAGCGCCACCGCGTAGTGCGTCGGGTTGGTGATGATCACGTCAGCATCCGGGATCGCTGCCATCATCCGCCGCTGGGACATGTCGCGCTGCAACTGGCGAATCCGCTGTTTGACCTCGGGCCGCCCTTCTTGATCCTTGTGCTCGTCGCGCACTTCCTGCTTGGTCATCAGCAATTTCTGATGGCTTTCCCACAACTGCACCGGCACGTCCACAGCCGCGATCAGGATTAGCCCGCAGGCCATCCACAAGGCACTCCACGCCACTACTTGCAGGCTGTGAATCACTGCCAGTTCCAGCGGTTCATGGGCGATTCGCAGCAGGTCATCGATGTCTGACTTCAATACCAGCAAAGCCACGATCAGGATGATGAAAAACTTGGCCAGCGCTTTGAGCAGTTCGATCAGGGCCTTGGCCGAGAACATGCGCTTGATCCCCGCGGCGGGGTTCATGCGGCTGAATTTGGGGGCCAGGCTGCCAGCAGCAAAGAGCCAGCCGCCCAGGGAGATCGGACCGACCAGGGCAGCAATCAGCAAGGTAATCAGCACCGGCTGCAGGGCCAGCAGCGCGATCTTGCCCGAGTGCAGCAGGAAGATGCCCATGGAGTCGGGGTTGAGCAGCACGTCGCGGCTCAGGCTGAAGTTGTAGCGCATCAACTCCATCAAGTCCTGGGCCAGCGCACCGCCAAAAATCAGCAGGCCCGCAGAACCCGCCAGCATGATGGCCAAGGTATTCAGTTCTTTAGAGCGTGCGATTTCACCCTTTTCTCTGGAGTCCTTTTTTCGTTTCTCCGTGGGGTCTTCTGTTTTATCGGCGCCGCTTTCGCTTTCGGCCATAGTAGGGTCCGCCTATTTCGCCTGCGCCAGTTCACGTAAAAACTGCAGGGCCTCAGAGGCCAGCGGTTGATACTGATTGAGAATGTCCGCCATGCCGATCCACAGGATCACCATGCCCAGTACCAGGGTCAGCGGGAAACC
This genomic stretch from Pseudomonas deceptionensis harbors:
- the flhB gene encoding flagellar biosynthesis protein FlhB, whose product is MAESESGADKTEDPTEKRKKDSREKGEIARSKELNTLAIMLAGSAGLLIFGGALAQDLMELMRYNFSLSRDVLLNPDSMGIFLLHSGKIALLALQPVLITLLIAALVGPISLGGWLFAAGSLAPKFSRMNPAAGIKRMFSAKALIELLKALAKFFIILIVALLVLKSDIDDLLRIAHEPLELAVIHSLQVVAWSALWMACGLILIAAVDVPVQLWESHQKLLMTKQEVRDEHKDQEGRPEVKQRIRQLQRDMSQRRMMAAIPDADVIITNPTHYAVALKYDPENGGAPMLLAKGSDFLALKIREIGEKHNILLLESPALARSIYHSTELEQEIPAGLYLAVAQVLAYVYQIRQHQAGQGKRPDPLKDLPIPPDLRRDE